ATTTACCTAATTGTTTTCTAACACTAGCCTCTGTCCACTCACCTTTCTCCAAACGAAACATCAAAGTTCTCGATCCGAATATCGTAGCTGCGATTCTTCCCTGATAGGTCAACTCGACTGTCCTTCTTACTGCTGGCCTGACTGGCCGATGCCTCTTCCAGGACTCTGTTAGAACAGGAAACGAAAGATGAAGCGAGCAAAGGTGCGTGTCGTGTGGGTATTATTGGGCTCTTCAACAGAGCCAGACTTTCTTTGCGTGAGCTGGACATAACCTTAAATCCTAACCAGAGCTTACGAGTATCAAGATGGTGATTATCTATTTACTTTGTAAATCCAACTTTTCTTCAGactttaacacatttacatagaACACTGTGTGTAACTGTCTGAAGCAAACATAGAAATCACTTCAGCTTTGGGCCAGAACAAATAGGAACTGAATTATTTAATAGTTGAGATAAAGCCTTATCAAATTTTCAACAATGAGAACAAGAACAACCTTGTGAATAGCACAGCTCACTACATTCTAGCTCTCATTTTCTGCATCACCAGCTGAACCCATGAAGGTTctcatgacaaaataaaaacataagtGTGACGCATACAGCATACGCTTTCATTTGGCTCAATAAAGATTGCAAATATAGCATGTTCTCTCAACTAAGAATCCATATCACTCATGGAGAATATCATCAATAAAAAGCCTGTGGGTCACTTCAATCTCTAAACACTCACTACGTATAATTCTGGCACCTAAGACCACTGAATCTCGCGTAACAGTGAGACCATGTCCAAGAGGCTGACTAGTGAAATTGCAGCACTTTTTTATAGAAAATTTCAAGCTGAAAGTCTTAAAATACCTTGCTAATCCATTAATTGCATTTCATAATAAAGCCCACAGgtgagtgtaaatgtgtgtacagGTGAAGGTGTGTACTGACAGTGGGCTGGAGGTCTTCAGTGTCTCCTTCTCATTCCTGCGTTCATGTTTAGCTTTCAGCTTCGCCTCAGccttttccagtttcttaacaTCCACTGTCTGAAGAGAGACATTAAATGACATATCACAGCAGAGAGGCATGGGATGGaactgagagaaagaaaagtgaagacTTACTGTGTTCTGTGGACGTTTCATCATCCAGATCCCCTCAACACCTTTAGCTGCTGGAACTGATGGGATGCAAACACAGGTTAACCTTTgcttaaaatataaacatgaccAAACCTGGTCTAAACCAGATCTAAACCAAGTCCAAACATTAAACACAACTGGTCTGAACCTGGGTCACAACTGGTCCAAACCTATTCTCAATTTGATTCAATCTGGTCCAGACATAGTCCAAACTTGGTCTTAAATGTATGGACTTTATCAAGGACCCtattaacaaagaaaccatGTCCTGCTCAGAAACTTAACATCACCAGATCTCACTCATAAGCAGGTGGTTTTAGAActtaaatcagtgaaaaaaatattacacTGTAATGATGTGATAACGTAACATGTTTTACCTATGTCTGCAGAGATCTGAGAGAGCTGAACTGGAGCGTCAAGTAGCACCTGCCTCTGAGTGCCATGATGGTTGTTCCTGAACAACACAGACATTCAAACATCAGAtagttgacatttttatttgacgATTGGCTCATCAGTTGAGTGACATCTGGACACTCAGACAGATTTAGCTTACAGTTTTAGAGTGTTGAACATCTGGAGACAAATGTCTTTGACATCATCCTCGTTCTTACTGTCAGCAGACACTTCCTGCAGGACGCCGCCGATGGCATCATACACCTCATCTCCATCCTCGAAGTCTGCACCACAATGATCCAGGACACctgatacacacaaacacacagagatctAACCTGCTCTAATTAAGTGACAGCACATCTAACAATCCGCAGTACAGATCTTTTACTGATAACTATTAGATTCAAATCAGTGTCAATTATTTCAACGCTGATCAAGCACAACTGCTCCACACGACTGTCTTTATGGTTAGCAGTATATCAGTGGTTATATATTGTGTAGCCTGGTGACATTAATGTTCTGCACAAAGTGGTTTgctttatgtcaagacagacagaggcacatTGAGCTAGTAAAGTGAGGCAACTGCAAACCACACAAAGCAGCATTCAAACGCaccctctgtcaggtctgatagtattgcttgacaggtATTATATTCAGACGAGAAAAGCTGAGTACAAGTTACGTTACatcatttttgttcaaaaatcACCCATCAGAGGCAACAATAAATAGgttatgttatttgttgttggAATCATACTTGATATTCCCAGGAATGTTCCCTCTCATgctgaggtttttttgtttttttttttacataacgGAGTGTCTCCCGGGTAAAACAACTGAAATATTTCCAGGAAAACTTCAGGATTATTCCTGTATTGCTATAATACTTATcaagtgttttctgtttctgtcccGAGATTATTTCCTGTATTTCTACAACATGATTTAACACACTTGAAATATCCCCTACAATACAAATGGAAAATTGTCGGGAACActccttaaaaaaaatctaatctaaaactACAGGAATATTTCCTATCTTTCCCCATGTGATGCGTGCGGGTTAATGTTCGGCATCAAGTTTGTTCAGACTGAGTTTTAAGACTCAAGACTGGTCCGGCTTTTAGGTGGAGCTGACCGGCTCGTGTCATGCTGCCGGGTGTCACGGTTCCAGTAAGGCTAGCCCGTTAGCTCTGCGGCTATAGTATTGGTTAGCGGCTAACAGGGGAGCAGTTGTACAGCTCCAAGGAGCCGGCAAATTGAGACCACGTCCACAACTGTCAGCGCCCCTGTTCCCGGAAGATTGTAGCTCTGTGGCCGGGGTCTCACCTGTGATATAATTGAAAAGCTCCGTGTCGATTTCAGGAAACTCGTTCTTCAGAATGTCCACGTACGTCGCCATGATACCCGGCCCTGGGCACGAACTCTGTGCACATGCGTTAACATGCGACACCGTATGGACTTCTGGGAGATGTGGTTTTTTTAATACAGTCATGTTGTTCACTGTGTCACGATATAGAAATaaaccaaatgttttcagaATATTGTCAATAATTATTGCCAACGTGCTTTTGATAAAACAAATTATAATTTAGTGGCGTGAGTATTAATTTGTACAAAGGACAATATTTGTGATACTGTATCAGCAGTATTGAATTCAGTATTGACAATACTGACAGTGCCAAAAGTACAGTTGGACCGAAAGCATAAGTAGTGCTACATGCAGTACATCAATATTAGTACAGTACTGACAGTAGTAGTGTTACAGTATGCAGTACTGACAGTGGTACATTCAGTACAACTAATGTAACAAGGCCAATTACTATTGTTTTACCTGTTATTCCAcaaaatttaaattattttttgctGTCCAGTGATTTACCAGACATACACGTCGGAGAGTAAGTTTTGTATGTTTCCTGTGTTCCTCTTTGTTGTGATACACCAAAGAAGATGACTTTTTAAtttcttgtgttttatgttatatatatttcactatgggccacatggttggtgtagtggttagcgcccTGGGTTTGAGCCCCAATtcaaacaagggcctttctgcatggagattgcatgttcttcctgagtgtgcatgggttttctctgggttctctggcttcctcccacagtccaaaaacatgtaatatggggattaggtatgTGAATGTTGTATGTTTCTATGAGTTTTTCCCCCACGATCCTCTgatagaggataaagtggtagataattgatggatggatatttcACTATTTTTTCTTGCCATGTGTAAAAGTATtttgttaactttatttgtttagGGGCTCCACCATTATTTGCCTTGCCATGTCACTCCTCCGTGTGACTGGAATGAGACTGGGGTTTCTTGGTTGAATGCTGCAGTTGCAACAGTTTCCTTCCATACCATTCCTTGATGGCTCCATCTCAGGTGGTGGAGACTTGGATGTTGGTCACACTACTTCATGGGTTAGTGAACATTCTGCTGTCAATAAGTCCCCTGTTCTGGACAGCCCAGCCCATGCTGGTTAGAAGCTTGGAATGAATCCCCTTCTTCTGATGACcctgctgcagcttcaccacCTGCCTCCCCTGTCTGCTCAAATCATACATGAGAGGGGCTCAACaggtgtctgtgtttctttgcttgttttatGCACTTCTGTCAGAAATTAAATGAAGAGGCTTCTTTTACTCAACACAATGAAGTGTGTGACTCCACCCGTTACAGTAGTACAGTATTGACAGCAGTAGTAGTTGTGCAAGTACTACAGTGTGTAGAACTGAAAGTAGAAGAAGTACTACAAATAGTTcaaatagtaatagtaatgcTGATCTGGCATCAGATGTTGTACTGACAGTATCACTTGTACTGTACTGCAGCAATGGCAGCAATGAGAAGCTGTAGTACTGTATGTTATGCTAATATCAGTATCAAAAGTACTATTTGCATGGtagaatgtttacattttgtagTACTTAATTCAGAACTGACAGTAGTACGATTACTATAAGTAGCACTATATGCAGTACTGATAGTATTAGTATTGTGTGTAGTGCTGCATGTAGTACTGACAGTTACTACAAGCAGCATTGTAGAACTGACAGCATACTGTGTTCAGTCATCTGTTGACCAGTCGCCCCGGCTCTCTGTGCTTCGTTCTGCGCATGCTCCGCTCGGAGTTTAGGGTGGGAGAGTTAGCCGTTAGCACTGAACGCTAACAGCCGGAGAGTGTAATGGCGGCCTCGGTGTTGTTGGGGTCTGCGGACAACACCGGAATTACCTTTACTGTGGGAGGCGGCAGCAGCGGGAATGTTTTGAATAATCATGGACTAGGGCCAGCGGGCCCGGCACCCTGGAACCGCTCCTTGGACCGGGCACTGGACGAAGCCTCGGCTACAGGGTTTCTGAACCTCAGCGGCAGGAAGCTGAAGGAGTTCCCCCGGAGCGCCGCCAACCACGACCTGACGGACACCACCAGGGCCGGTGAGTGAGTTGTAGAGCGCGGCGACTGTTCACCGGGAGTGCGTGGTTCCTGTCGGGACGACTTAACTAACTTGGGAACAGTTGTTCAGAAGTTTAGAGCGGAGAAAGTAATATATGAACTTTAGGCTCCGCAGAGGATGGACGATTAAACCGTCAGGGCCGGTGTTATGACAGAATATGAGCTCCTAAAAGTGTCTCTCTTGTGATGGTGCGGGTTTCCTTGGTGGGGTTAGCAACGAAACATATTATATATGATGTGTAgcgttttttcttcatttgtacCAACCAAATAAACGTTAAATATCAATTGCTGCTCGTTTATACGGCCAACTCATATTTGTCACTGTATCAAAGTTAGTACACAGCTAGCTCCTCGAGTGAGGCGGGTTCGGTTTACCCAGTTCCTCCCGGTCCGGTCCGGCCTCACTATGACGTCACTGCGACGTCTGGTGAAGTTAGAAAAGGTGAACACAcctggctttgttttgtttaatgtctATGATCAGATAATGAGGCTGCTCCGCCCACCCATGTCTGACGGGCTGCGAGGAGACGAAACAAACGAACCCGAGGTGGTtcctatctgtctgtctgtacctGTATGACTCTATCCCTGTTTGTAACAGTTGATCCGTTTAAacatgtctttctgtctgtctgtaactgtcAGAATAGACAGACACAGTCAGTCTGTTTTGTTCTGCTGCTCTGGCCTATCAGTCAGACAGTTCTTACAGAAAACAGATTTACCATGGAAATATTTCAGATTTAAGTCAGAcagaagacaaataaaaacagacagagtgAGAACATGTTGTTCTTTTGTCAGTTGATGGACAAGCTGAGTGGAGTATTACTGCCCACATGTGGACTGGAGCCTCTGCACACTCATGCATGGCATGACTCAAAAAGAATATTGCTGCACAACAGGAAGTAAATGTTGCTATGGTGATGTGTGCTTCCTGCTGACCAGGTGTTGATTCCCCAATGGAGTCAGCGGGATGTTAAAGTAACACAGGTGGTACTCCTGTTTTGTCGCCTTAAGATTTGTGATTTAGCTGGCACCATGTTGACATTTGTACATGGAAGTTTACAGAcatcagaatacttttattatcagtcagtcatcatctaccgcttatCCTtgaccagagggtcgcgggggtgctgtcaaaaagtgtttgtttgcatcacctgcaaccaggcacccaTGTGAGGATATAACTGTCAAGCACACCATGTTCACTCAAAAGTGCTATGCTTAACATAACACACAGTGGTGGCATTTCAGTACATTGTTACTTCCAGGTTGGCTTCATGGTCTGTATGTGTACAGTCTGTGGGTGTATGAGGTActaaagagaggagaggaataAAGTTGGAGCAAGACTGAATGTAtgcgtgtgattgacagtgagacaggtggtaaGGTGAAGATACAAGGAGTAGAGATAGAGAAAGTGGGTGAGTTTAAATACTTGGGGTCTCttagagaagagagaaaagacaaaaggagaaaaatacaCAAGGAGGGAAAGGACAAGACCTGTATTTAGCACAATGTGAATGTTagtaccaggtctgaatggggtgtgtgtgaactgtgtgaTAGTGGTTTCAATGTAGCAGACAATTGTCTATATTTCAAAGTTACAACTGCAGCTCTAATAATAGACTGAAATTCAAAAATACATGAGAATGACAAGATGATGTGCTGTCAGCGCCTACCTTCTCCCTGggaaaaaatgcaattaaacacatttgtcacaGCAAAATGCGATATAAATTGTGAATGATTTCTAATCtattaatgtactgtatatacagtggtGTGATTTGATAATGACTCAAGCAACTGGAAGGTCACATACAGATGGTCTTGTTAAAGggtttgtttctatttttagaCTTAGTCACAAGTTTgtatagtctctctctctctcacacacaccaaccaTCTTCTGTTCTTACACAGTGCTAGCGATAATggttttcctccatcttttGTCTCATTACTGTGTTTAACATCATTTTCTGTATATGTTTTAACTAGAGCTaaaattacttaattaattgattactaaattaatagtcaactattttgataatgattCTTTGTttcgaagcttttttcattatttaagcaagatttctgattgtttcatcTTCTTGAAAgtgaataattaatttctttgcCCCATGAAATTgaatttacatacatttaaaaacattttatggaccataGGAtcactcgattaattgagaaaacaatcgacagataagctgattatgaaaataatcgaaagattaatcaattatgaaaataatcaacagattaatcgattatgaaagttgcagctctagttttaACTACATCAAATAAGTGTTTTCTTGATATTACAACTGTTGGTGTGGTCATTCAGCTTCATCTGTAATCGTCTCCTTCAGCAGAGTCAAGTGATGTTTGTCTCATGAATATGTGAAatttattagtcccacagtggggaaataCTGCTACTGGTACTCCACCTGTGGCACATTCTGATCACAGTATCAGGACAAACAGCCTATTTTGAATGTGATTAGGTCAGTACCATTAAGTTTTGATTTCTGTACCCAACATGTGTCTCAGTTGACAGCTGATGAATCTGTCTCTACCTGTCCTCAGATCTCTCCCGTAACCGTCTGCCTGAGCTTCCTACGGacgtttgtctctttgtgtctctggaGAGTCTGAACCTGTATCAGAACTGTCTGAGGTCTCTGCCAGAGAGTCTGCTGAACCTGCAGAGTCTGACCTACCTGAACCTCAGGTagcacacacatccacacatacacacatacacattcttGTCACTTTGTAGTTGTGAAGACACTTATTGATATGTATCCTCGttctttcgttctttctttctttctttctttctttctttctacctGTTGTTCAGTCGGAACCAGCTTTCTGTCCTGCCTGTCGTCCTCTGCAGTCTTCCTCTGAAGGTTTTGATCGCCTGCAACAACAAACTGGTTTCTCTACCAGAAGAAGTGGGACAGCTGAGACACCTTACTGAGCTGGTGGGTCCCATCCCAACTTGAACTGAACTGGTCTGAATTGGTCGGTACATTAGTTTCTAGGACTGATTTGGTTTAAAGTCAGTACAGGGAACACAGAGTTTTAAGTACAAATCTCCCCAGAACAACCAGGTCCAGTAATTGtataaaacatgtatgaatgtaaaATAACCTGATCAGCTATTAATGCTTCTGTGTGTGCTGCCTCTGTAGGACGTGAGCTGTAATGAGCTCCAGACGTTACCATCTCAGGTGGGTCAGCTGGAGGCTCTGAGGGACCTGAACATTAGAAGAAACCACTTGGTCACACTGCCACCAGGTACACACCAAACACTTGAGGAACATTTTCACTGATATTCTTCTCTATGATCTCAAACATGCACAAAATATATCATATGGCGATGACGGAAACAGGAAAAATACACTGGAGGGTGACAAGTCATTCTGTCAGTAAAATGAAAGCAGCAGAAACCAGTCTGGCTGAGAAATTGTTTGGGGAGTCCTGGTCAACAAGTTTTTCTTTCGTGTTCGACTGCACTCTTAACAGGAGGAGCTTGTTTCACAGTGGCCCCTTCAAAAGCTCACCTCATCACTCTTGATTGTTTCCACTCAGCATCAACAGTGTAACAGCTGTTACTTTTTATATTAGCTCTTTTGTCATTTCCTATTGGTGTTATTGGACATGTTGCCACAGTGTTTTTACGTATGAAATActatttcatgtgtttatcaAATAGACTACATTAGTTTTCTGGTTTGATAACCATGAGAAAAGTCCTGGATTAATTTCCATGTGCCGGCAGATGTCCACAATTCTTCCGCGGCGGTGTGCACCAATACAAAGTATGCACAAACTGTATGCTTTGTAGTCCAGTTGTTGGCATGCTCTTACTTTGGTCCAAAGAGACAacaaggagcaaagaaaaaagttaaaaaagccctaaaatagtttaaaaagaagaaggtaaCCCCTGAACACTTGCTTGAGGTTAGGTGAGGACGTCCTCCAATACAGATGTGCAACTCTGCACTCTACTCAAAGACTTACAATAGAAGGACATACAATAGGCAAACTCACGGTAAGAACTCTATTTTTGTGGAGTGGAATGTGAGATTGAGTATGCAGCGGCTAGACTTAAATGGACgctcattttattgtgaatgaAAGCTCTAACATGATTGGAAGGCACGGTGGAATGTCATTCACATTTTCTACTTCCATGGAAACTGGAACATTCTAAAAGATGATTTGTTCTCAATCACACAAGGTGGTCTGGTACCATTGGTACCAATCAAGGTTTCAGAGCAGATTTACAATAGTCTGAGCTTAATGTAACTTTCCTGTATGTCCTCAGAGCTTGCTGACCTCCCTCTGGTGCGTCTTGACTTCTCCTGTAATAAAGTGACCTCCATCCCCGTCTGTTACCGAAGACTCACACAGCTCCACACCATCGTTCTCGACAACAATCCTCTGCAGACACCACCTGCACAGGTATGCTAACAGGCACTGACATTACAACTGAgctgggtttttgtttctgtttgttgcaGGGCAATGatttctcttcctgtttgtgcagatctgtaTTAAAGGAAAAGTCCACATATTTAAGTATCTGAACCTGGAGGCCAGTAAAACGACCCCTGACCTCCCAGACTACGACAGACGACCTCTGCCCTTCAGCTCCTGGTGTGACTTTACTCGGGCACAAACATGCTACTGCTCCATGAGAATCTTCAGATActgacactttctctctctttgtgtcagtgttgaCGAGCTGTATCCTGGACGTCCATACGGGGCACTGGATTCAGGCTTCAACAGTGTCGACAGTGGAGACAAGAGATGGTCGGGGAATGAGGTCAGACATGCTTGTTTATTGTGTACTTCCTGTGAGTGTTGAAGCTAGTAAtagtaattataattattattgttactttgCGTATTTAGTGCTATCCACATGCAGTCGAATCACTGAGGGTGTATGTAAATACCAAGTCTAAAATGGGCCCTGTAGTCGTAATGGCCTTTGAGACCTGCTCAACATTTTTTAGAAATAAGGTTGTGTCTTCTGCCAGCTGGCATACAAATAAATGACTCTCAGAGATGCTAATTTTCACAATGTGTGGTTTGTTTCCTGAATGTGTTGAGCTCACTCCTGTTTGTATCCCTAGCCCACAGAGGAGCTGTCGGAGCTGCCACAGAGAGTAGCAGAAatcagcagagagcagagacagagagcaacaGGGGGCGGCGCTTCACTGCTGTCCAATGGAACATGTGAGACAGAGCATCATTCAGAACCTCATAGAGAATGATTGCAGCTagacactgtgacactgtgctGGACTTAGTCCATTAAAAGGATAACTCAGGttttgtaagtgttttttttacgaggtactgacacacagtcTGAGCTGCCCAAGCTGTGGTTGTATATTCTGTGttgccttcagtgtttgaaatccttcactcaattacctcagtgacacaactttaccaaaagaggcagcagtagaccggcAGCTCTTTTGTCCTTACAAAGTTAAAAACCCATTTTTGTGATGGATTTAAATGTGGGGAGAGTAAGTGGttttcaaagtgacacaaactgcagtttcctgttggatAAAAATTTgtttaacagtgaaataaagcagtgaacacattcttaagaAATTGTGGTATTGCACATCATAATAGTGTCTTAGAACATTTAAAATTCTTATCACAAAAAAATCTACTTCCAAGAAAATTATAATGATCTGTAACTGTAAGGTAATACATTCGAGGAAGCATACAGACAGTGGTTACTTGGAGCACCCCATGTCTCTCCACCAAAGCAGCAGCTTGTattctgcagagagaggagtcTCCTTTCATCTCCACTGCTGTGGCTGCCTTTGCAGAGTCACTGGGTTTGTACAGGTGGCTCTTGTGCACATTCACTGTCAAATAGGAAACCTTACTGGTACCCTCAGCTAGATCCTCAGGGGTACTTAAAATGGTTATGAGATCGCAGGATCATTACAGTTGAAATGTGAACTTTACACCtgacatttgaaataatatCACATTTAGAACAACTAATGTTTGTCTCTGAAATCTGAACAGGTGTGGAGCTGGAGCAGATCGACTTCATCGACAGCTGtatagaagaggaggaggagggggggaggagtcAGCGAGGAGGCGGCGGCAGTGACAGTACCAGCCTAAGTTCTCAGTTCATGGCTTACATCGAGAGACGTATCACCAGAGAGGTATGAGCTCCACCTACATGCCACCTCAAATCACAGCTGCTCACTGATTAGCTCTGATAGACATCTCTCACACTTTGATTGATGAATGTGACTGTGACTCAAAACAGGAGCTGGCTCTGAAACATGTTCAGGCACCTGAGAGCAGGTGGTGTCATCAGGAACCACCTGACCTCTGAATTCAATATCAGACGACACAatgactcacttcctgtctgttgtcCAGGGTTCACCAGTCAAAACCAATGCATCCAGGACGGAGGacacaagaagacaaaacaGGTTTatactgagagacacacacacagagaaacagcatTGAGAcatcagaaaataaacagatgatacaaaacacatttgtgtcctcTAACAACCTGTCTGTCCGCCCATCTATTTGTCTCTCAGAAGTCTGGTCGATGGTGTCACTGTGCCCTCCACCTCTCAAAACCAGGTAATGCTTCCTTCTACTGTTTGATACTGAGACTACATTCGTGCTAATATGGTTTTATCTGAAGTAGATGTTTTTCTGATAAAGTTCTACATCCAGACAAGTGTTTTTCAACTCCTTATAGGAGGTTGAAGGTATTGTCCATAGGACAATACCTGACAACTTACATCACATAACCATTGGGGTATACTAGGCATGTCCATGCCAGTTTAAAAAGGAAGCAGATTTTCTCctctacatttgttttcttagtTTCAGAAAACCACAATGGTAAAAAGTCAAAGCAGGGATATCTGTTATAAGACTGAATATGAGATAAGAACCATTGGGAAAGTGAATGCGGGTAACTGTCATCTTTTCCAAATGTCTCCTTTGTGCCGCTTGATTTCCCACCCATTTTCAATAGCTCATACGTCATAATGTTTTCTTGTTCTGGACATTTCTGCTTAAATTTGACATTATCTTACATTTACATCtttacatttatcttatttgaatttttaatatgaatgatattaaaaatattaattctttaaaaaaaaaaaagaactttgaGTTAAATAAATGCCTGagattttgttattattattattattattattactacaacaacattattatttcttatattCACTTGTTTGCATACATAGTTAATAGTAATAGAAATATAGTTGACTTAAACCAGACCTTTTAACACTATTCTTACAATAATATCAGGTGCTTTTGATTTTGTGAAATGTCAAGCAGCGAAGAATGAGAGGTCAAACGATATGGGTTGTTCTCAGGTCGATGGCAATACTGAGATTCAGAAATGAGTGCAGGTGATGGCCAATATATGATGATGATTTGTTTGGCAAAAATCTTTGGCCTTTTCTCCAGTTGGTCAATATAACACTTTAATAATatcaaatgaaaagcaaaatttcttatcataaataaatattcatcaaACTTTATGGAGTGTCTCTTCAGTCTGAAggttgtgtctgcactgcattgcacttatatattgttttttaattaaaaatattaaatatatgaaacACAATCAGAAAATTAAACTTTGTCAAATTAACTTttggatgttaaaaaaaaaaaagtttctgacaACAAAAATATCTAATGTTTAATAATTGATATAAAAATCTGCTGCAGTGCCATCTCTATCCATCCATATAGAAATGCTTTTCCAATGCATTAACCACTGTAAGTACAGACGTGAAACAAAACACTTTGgaactctctgtctctgtcagagAGGACAAGGACCAGGGGGTgtggagaggatgaggagggaggcTTATCTTGCCGCTATCAGGTACGAcgaggagagacagaagacCCGATCTGTTCCCAGTTTCACCAAGGTGAGAGCACATCAGCTTGTACATCAGCACATCATGTTCCCTTGTTTGGTAcgacaccacctactgtttcatgccctgcattgcttgttGTACGCAGACAAGACCTACACACAACAAACGCTGAGTCGCAATTACTAGCGGTGTGGACACAGTACACTGTCTCTCTTCACCATTAATAAcatgagattccatgcagaacaatgagcgagtaacattaagcaagagagagtAACTGATGGgatgtctgggaaatgcaaattccaagatctctggctcaccaaaaaAAATTACGAAGACTGGCTTGCCCAATATCCATGGGGACAATAACttggccagatgcagagcgtgttGCAAATCAATATAAGTGCACACGATGGGCAaagccctcccatcttaagctgtgccAGCATATTCTGTCCTGGAATTTGAGGGTTGGTCCTAAAGAAGTCCTTTTGACATTAACTTTCTgctgtttccaaaaaagccT
This Solea senegalensis isolate Sse05_10M linkage group LG8, IFAPA_SoseM_1, whole genome shotgun sequence DNA region includes the following protein-coding sequences:
- the lrch3 gene encoding DISP complex protein LRCH3 isoform X3, with the translated sequence MAASVLLGSADNTGITFTVGGGSSGNVLNNHGLGPAGPAPWNRSLDRALDEASATGFLNLSGRKLKEFPRSAANHDLTDTTRADLSRNRLPELPTDVCLFVSLESLNLYQNCLRSLPESLLNLQSLTYLNLSRNQLSVLPVVLCSLPLKVLIACNNKLVSLPEEVGQLRHLTELDVSCNELQTLPSQVGQLEALRDLNIRRNHLVTLPPELADLPLVRLDFSCNKVTSIPVCYRRLTQLHTIVLDNNPLQTPPAQICIKGKVHIFKYLNLEASKTTPDLPDYDRRPLPFSSCVDELYPGRPYGALDSGFNSVDSGDKRWSGNEPTEELSELPQRVAEISREQRQRATGGGASLLSNGTCVELEQIDFIDSCIEEEEEGGRSQRGGGGSDSTSLSSQFMAYIERRITREGSPVKTNASRTEDTRRQNRSLVDGVTVPSTSQNQRGQGPGGVERMRREAYLAAIRYDEERQKTRSVPSFTKHKTAQSPTKSIPDSEGEDRAALSSTANQSPSYPSSVGGSSCRTANLRPESFLFRLGQKEEKRKGDAGAASPANPQNQEEPPAAPVLVGEDAELVEQLRKNIEARLKVSLPSDLGAALTDGVVLCHLANHVRPRSVPSIHVPSPAVPKLTMAKCRRNVENFLEACRRIGVPQDSLCSCGDVVEGKQGGVYRVVSILLSMAPPVISPCPRAQLAGFALFYLSFMLVLHAIYIHLVPHD
- the lrch3 gene encoding DISP complex protein LRCH3 isoform X4, with translation MAASVLLGSADNTGITFTVGGGSSGNVLNNHGLGPAGPAPWNRSLDRALDEASATGFLNLSGRKLKEFPRSAANHDLTDTTRADLSRNRLPELPTDVCLFVSLESLNLYQNCLRSLPESLLNLQSLTYLNLSRNQLSVLPVVLCSLPLKVLIACNNKLVSLPEEVGQLRHLTELDVSCNELQTLPSQVGQLEALRDLNIRRNHLVTLPPELADLPLVRLDFSCNKVTSIPVCYRRLTQLHTIVLDNNPLQTPPAQICIKGKVHIFKYLNLEASKTTPDLPDYDRRPLPFSSCVDELYPGRPYGALDSGFNSVDSGDKRWSGNEPTEELSELPQRVAEISREQRQRATGGGASLLSNGTCVELEQIDFIDSCIEEEEEGGRSQRGGGGSDSTSLSSQFMAYIERRITREGSPVKTNASRTEDTRRQNRSLVDGVTVPSTSQNQRGQGPGGVERMRREAYLAAIRYDEERQKTRSVPSFTKHKTAQSPTKSIPDSETLYPSRRSTHTDDSALFMGEDRAALSSTANQSPSYPSSVGGSSCRTANLRPESFLFRLGQKEEKRKGDAGAASPANPQNQEEPPAAPVLVGEDAELVEQLRKNIEARLKVSLPSDLGAALTDGVVLCHLANHVRPRSVPSIHVPSPAVPKLTMAKCRRNVENFLEACRRIGVPQTQLCLPLHILEEQGLPQVAGTVGALLELAPPRHPVTTITTTS
- the lrch3 gene encoding DISP complex protein LRCH3 isoform X2, with translation MAASVLLGSADNTGITFTVGGGSSGNVLNNHGLGPAGPAPWNRSLDRALDEASATGFLNLSGRKLKEFPRSAANHDLTDTTRADLSRNRLPELPTDVCLFVSLESLNLYQNCLRSLPESLLNLQSLTYLNLSRNQLSVLPVVLCSLPLKVLIACNNKLVSLPEEVGQLRHLTELDVSCNELQTLPSQVGQLEALRDLNIRRNHLVTLPPELADLPLVRLDFSCNKVTSIPVCYRRLTQLHTIVLDNNPLQTPPAQICIKGKVHIFKYLNLEASKTTPDLPDYDRRPLPFSSCVDELYPGRPYGALDSGFNSVDSGDKRWSGNEPTEELSELPQRVAEISREQRQRATGGGASLLSNGTCVELEQIDFIDSCIEEEEEGGRSQRGGGGSDSTSLSSQFMAYIERRITREGSPVKTNASRTEDTRRQNSLVDGVTVPSTSQNQRGQGPGGVERMRREAYLAAIRYDEERQKTRSVPSFTKHKTAQSPTKSIPDSETLYPSRRSTHTDDSALFMGEDRAALSSTANQSPSYPSSVGGSSCRTANLRPESFLFRLGQKEEKRKGDAGAASPANPQNQEEPPAAPVLVGEDAELVEQLRKNIEARLKVSLPSDLGAALTDGVVLCHLANHVRPRSVPSIHVPSPAVPKLTMAKCRRNVENFLEACRRIGVPQDSLCSCGDVVEGKQGGVYRVVSILLSMAPPVISPCPRAQLAGFALFYLSFMLVLHAIYIHLVPHD